One window of Sinorhizobium numidicum genomic DNA carries:
- the rpsR gene encoding 30S ribosomal protein S18 produces the protein MAEVSSAPVRRPFHRRRKTCPFSGANAPRIDYKDVRLLQRYISERGKIVPSRITAVSQKKQRELAQAIKRARFLGLLPYVVS, from the coding sequence ATGGCTGAAGTTTCTTCCGCTCCGGTACGTCGCCCATTTCATCGCCGCCGCAAGACCTGCCCCTTCTCGGGTGCAAACGCTCCGCGGATCGACTATAAGGACGTCCGCCTCCTGCAGCGCTATATTTCCGAGCGCGGCAAGATCGTTCCGTCCCGTATCACGGCCGTTTCCCAGAAGAAGCAGCGCGAACTCGCTCAGGCGATCAAGCGTGCTCGCTTCCTCGGCCTGCTGCCCTACGTCGTATCGTAA
- the alr gene encoding alanine racemase, whose amino-acid sequence MHSPEFLAASNRLIIDLSALADNWRTMDERSGKARAAAVLKANAYGLGVAHAAPPLYAAGARDFFVATAEEGVELRPLVPDGRIYILAGMWPGNEELFFANDLVPIINSEEQLAVFMAALSERGDHPCVLHVDTGMNRLGLSVEEAVALAHDPARPASFSPVLIMSHLACADDPKHPTNHYQLQRFREATAAFEDVPASLANSGGVFLGKEYHFDLTRPGIAVYGGEAVNGAINPMKPVVTAEARILQVRTVPSGGTASYGASARFIRDSRIATVAIGYADGYHRSLSGGGVTLRQAMPSGAFGFLHGRRVPHVGRVTMDLSLFDVTDLPEKAVRAGDYIELFGRNVAIDDVARAGGTIGYELLTSLGHRYHRSYIGGA is encoded by the coding sequence ATGCACAGCCCCGAATTTCTCGCCGCCTCCAACCGGCTCATCATTGATCTCTCCGCGCTGGCCGACAATTGGCGGACGATGGACGAGCGCTCGGGCAAGGCTCGTGCCGCCGCCGTTCTCAAGGCCAACGCCTACGGGCTTGGCGTCGCCCATGCGGCACCTCCCCTTTACGCGGCAGGCGCGCGCGATTTCTTCGTGGCCACTGCAGAGGAAGGCGTCGAGCTCCGCCCGCTCGTGCCGGACGGGCGTATCTATATTCTTGCCGGCATGTGGCCGGGCAACGAGGAACTCTTCTTCGCCAACGACCTCGTGCCGATCATCAATTCGGAGGAACAACTCGCCGTCTTCATGGCAGCGCTTTCGGAGCGGGGCGATCATCCTTGCGTGCTTCACGTCGACACGGGCATGAACCGGCTCGGGCTGTCGGTCGAGGAGGCGGTTGCGCTAGCCCACGACCCGGCGCGGCCGGCAAGCTTCTCGCCTGTACTGATCATGAGCCATCTCGCCTGCGCCGACGATCCGAAGCACCCGACGAATCATTATCAGCTTCAACGCTTCCGGGAAGCGACCGCCGCCTTCGAAGATGTGCCTGCAAGCCTGGCGAACTCCGGCGGCGTTTTTCTTGGCAAGGAATACCATTTCGATCTTACACGCCCCGGCATTGCGGTCTATGGCGGCGAAGCCGTGAACGGCGCCATTAACCCGATGAAGCCGGTCGTTACCGCCGAAGCGCGTATCCTGCAGGTGCGCACGGTTCCTTCCGGTGGCACCGCGAGCTATGGCGCATCGGCACGCTTCATCCGTGACAGCCGCATAGCAACCGTGGCGATCGGCTATGCCGACGGCTACCACCGTTCTCTTTCGGGCGGCGGCGTTACACTCAGGCAGGCGATGCCTTCCGGCGCCTTCGGGTTCCTGCACGGCAGGAGGGTGCCGCATGTCGGCCGGGTCACGATGGACCTCAGCCTCTTCGATGTCACCGACCTGCCGGAAAAGGCTGTCCGCGCAGGCGACTATATCGAGCTCTTCGGCCGGAACGTCGCAATCGACGACGTGGCGCGTGCCGGCGGCACGATCGGCTACGAACTGCTGACGAGCCTCGGGCATCGTTATCACCGGAGCTATATCGGCGGCGCTTGA
- a CDS encoding replicative DNA helicase has product MNDAARKLAPLAKDQADQHYREAPNNLEAEQALLGAILVNNDAFYRVSDFLKPVHLFEPLHRRIFEVAGDIIRMGKTANPVTIKTFLKADEKVGDLTVAQYLARLAAEAVSIINAEDYGRAIYDLALRRSLITIGEDMVNIAYDAPLDMPPQSQIEDAERRLFELAETGRYDGGFQSFNDAVALAIDMAGAAFERDGSLSGISTGIHSLDARMGGLQRSDLIVLAGRPGMGKTSLATNIAYNIAASYEGEVQADGSMKAKNGGVVGFYSLEMSSEQLATRIISEQTEVSSSKIRRGDISEADFEKLVACSQMMQKVPLYIDQTGGISIAQLSARARRLKRQRGLDVLVVDYIQLMTGSGKSSENRVQEITQITTGLKALGKELNVPIIALSQLSRQVESREDKRPQLSDLRESGSIEQDADVVLFVFREEYYVKNMEPRDEFDPKYEEWKMKMEQVKGTADVIIAKQRHGPTGTVKLAFQSEFTRFTDLADPSFTQYEH; this is encoded by the coding sequence ATGAACGACGCAGCGCGCAAGCTCGCTCCCTTGGCCAAGGATCAGGCGGACCAGCACTATCGCGAAGCGCCAAATAACCTGGAAGCCGAACAGGCGCTGCTCGGCGCCATTCTCGTCAACAACGATGCCTTCTATCGCGTATCGGACTTCCTGAAACCGGTCCATCTTTTCGAGCCGCTGCACCGCCGCATCTTTGAGGTCGCGGGCGACATCATCCGCATGGGCAAAACCGCCAACCCGGTGACGATCAAGACCTTTCTCAAGGCCGATGAGAAGGTCGGTGACCTGACGGTGGCACAATACCTTGCTCGCCTCGCGGCGGAGGCCGTTTCGATCATCAATGCGGAAGATTATGGGCGCGCAATCTATGATCTTGCGCTGCGCCGTTCGTTGATCACCATCGGTGAGGACATGGTCAACATCGCTTATGACGCGCCGCTCGACATGCCGCCGCAGAGCCAGATCGAGGATGCCGAACGCCGCCTGTTCGAACTCGCCGAGACAGGGCGCTACGACGGCGGTTTCCAGTCGTTCAACGACGCGGTGGCGCTCGCTATCGATATGGCGGGCGCGGCTTTCGAGCGGGACGGCAGCCTCTCCGGCATCTCCACGGGCATCCACTCTCTCGATGCCCGGATGGGTGGCCTGCAGCGGTCGGACTTGATCGTTCTGGCTGGACGTCCCGGCATGGGTAAGACATCGCTCGCCACCAACATCGCCTACAATATCGCCGCTTCTTACGAGGGCGAGGTGCAGGCCGACGGATCGATGAAAGCGAAGAACGGTGGCGTGGTCGGTTTCTATTCGCTGGAAATGTCGTCGGAACAGCTCGCCACCCGTATCATTTCCGAGCAGACGGAAGTCTCGTCTTCGAAGATCCGTCGAGGCGATATTTCAGAAGCCGATTTCGAAAAGCTCGTGGCCTGCTCGCAGATGATGCAGAAGGTGCCGCTCTATATCGACCAGACCGGCGGCATCTCCATCGCGCAGCTTTCGGCCCGCGCCCGGCGCCTGAAGCGACAGCGGGGTCTGGACGTTCTGGTTGTCGACTATATCCAGCTAATGACCGGCTCGGGAAAATCCAGCGAGAATCGGGTGCAGGAAATAACGCAAATCACCACCGGCCTGAAGGCACTCGGCAAGGAACTCAACGTGCCGATCATTGCGCTGTCACAGCTTTCGCGTCAGGTGGAAAGCCGCGAAGACAAGCGGCCGCAGCTCTCGGATCTCCGCGAATCGGGCTCGATCGAGCAGGACGCCGACGTGGTGCTCTTCGTATTCCGTGAGGAATACTACGTGAAGAACATGGAGCCGCGCGACGAGTTCGACCCGAAATACGAAGAGTGGAAGATGAAAATGGAACAGGTGAAGGGCACGGCCGATGTGATCATCGCCAAGCAGCGCCACGGGCCGACCGGCACCGTGAAGCTCGCCTTCCAGTCGGAATTCACGCGCTTCACCGACCTCGCCGATCCGTCGTTCACACAGTACGAGCACTGA
- a CDS encoding AzlD family protein → MTLDPNAFLAIMAMATATVLTRVAGLVLIRFVAIGPQQKRALEAIPPAVLMAVIAPTALATGPAESLAALATALAATRLPLLAAVAAGVFVVAIARALIGA, encoded by the coding sequence ATGACGCTCGATCCCAATGCCTTCCTCGCGATCATGGCGATGGCCACGGCCACGGTGCTGACGCGCGTCGCGGGACTCGTGCTCATCCGCTTCGTCGCCATCGGGCCGCAGCAGAAGCGCGCATTGGAGGCTATTCCGCCGGCCGTGCTGATGGCCGTCATCGCGCCGACCGCACTCGCCACCGGACCGGCCGAGTCGCTTGCTGCATTAGCGACGGCGCTCGCCGCGACTAGACTGCCGCTGCTTGCCGCCGTTGCGGCAGGCGTATTTGTGGTGGCGATCGCCAGGGCACTGATCGGAGCATGA
- the fabD gene encoding ACP S-malonyltransferase: MSIAFTFPGQGSQAVGMGKDLANAFPEAAAVFAEVDEALGEKLSEIMWNGPEETLTLTANAQPALMAVSMAVIRVLEAKGLDPKTKVSFVAGHSLGEYSALCAAGMFSLADTARLLRIRGNAMQAAVPVGKGAMAAIIGLEHADVEAVCREASSLGPCQIANDNGGGQLVISGEKQAVEKAAALASEKGAKRALMLPVSAPFHSSLMAPAADAMRDALSDVEKRDPVVPLIANVLAAPVSDAGEIARLLVEQVTGQVRWRETVEWFAGNNVTTLYEIGSGKVLTGLARRIDKTVNGIAVNTPADIDTALAALLG, from the coding sequence ATGAGCATTGCATTCACGTTCCCCGGTCAGGGCAGTCAGGCTGTCGGTATGGGCAAGGATTTGGCGAATGCCTTCCCGGAAGCCGCGGCTGTCTTTGCCGAGGTCGACGAGGCGCTCGGTGAAAAGCTCTCCGAGATCATGTGGAACGGCCCGGAGGAAACGCTGACGCTGACGGCGAACGCCCAGCCGGCGCTGATGGCAGTTTCCATGGCGGTGATCCGCGTCCTGGAGGCCAAGGGATTGGATCCGAAGACCAAGGTCTCCTTCGTCGCCGGTCATTCGCTTGGCGAGTATTCGGCGCTCTGCGCAGCGGGAATGTTTTCGCTTGCCGATACGGCGCGGCTTCTGCGAATCCGCGGCAATGCGATGCAGGCGGCAGTTCCCGTGGGCAAAGGCGCCATGGCGGCCATTATCGGCCTGGAGCACGCTGATGTCGAAGCGGTTTGCCGTGAAGCTTCATCGCTTGGGCCATGCCAGATCGCCAACGACAATGGCGGCGGGCAATTAGTGATCTCGGGCGAAAAGCAGGCGGTAGAAAAGGCGGCCGCGCTCGCGTCGGAGAAGGGGGCCAAGCGCGCGCTGATGCTTCCCGTTTCGGCGCCGTTCCATTCCTCTTTGATGGCGCCGGCGGCGGATGCCATGCGCGATGCGCTTTCCGACGTCGAAAAGCGCGACCCGGTGGTGCCTCTCATTGCGAACGTCCTCGCCGCGCCCGTCAGCGATGCTGGCGAAATCGCGAGATTACTCGTCGAGCAGGTGACCGGCCAAGTGCGTTGGCGCGAGACGGTCGAGTGGTTCGCCGGCAACAATGTGACGACTCTTTATGAAATTGGCTCGGGCAAGGTGCTGACGGGACTTGCCCGGCGGATCGACAAGACTGTCAACGGCATTGCCGTCAATACGCCCGCCGACATCGACACGGCGCTTGCCGCCCTTCTGGGCTGA
- a CDS encoding AzlC family ABC transporter permease, whose amino-acid sequence MAPLIVAVMPIGLVFGAVAASKGLSSLEVTLMSALVFAGGSQFVAMDIWSHPASWVALGFSALLVNIRHVLMSASIGTKMPAFSGPAKYAAMLLLADEIWAMAEFRAARTRLSPAWYAGLAVPFYFVWVLASLAGSIVGAFLGDPKAIGLDFAFPAVFIVLVMGFWKGRENGAVLGASATAAVVVHQLLPGVWYIAAGAAAGVVATLLTGWRREACA is encoded by the coding sequence ATGGCCCCGCTCATCGTCGCCGTGATGCCGATCGGGCTCGTCTTCGGGGCCGTCGCGGCAAGCAAGGGCCTATCCAGTCTCGAAGTAACGCTGATGAGCGCGCTGGTCTTTGCCGGCGGTTCCCAATTCGTGGCTATGGATATCTGGTCTCATCCGGCGTCGTGGGTGGCGCTTGGTTTTTCGGCTCTGCTAGTGAATATCCGCCATGTGTTGATGAGCGCCTCGATCGGCACAAAGATGCCGGCATTCTCCGGTCCAGCAAAATACGCCGCGATGCTGCTCCTCGCCGACGAGATCTGGGCGATGGCCGAATTTCGCGCGGCTCGGACACGGCTGTCTCCGGCCTGGTACGCAGGGCTTGCTGTGCCGTTCTATTTCGTCTGGGTGCTGGCAAGCCTTGCCGGCTCAATCGTCGGCGCCTTCCTCGGTGACCCGAAAGCGATTGGACTCGATTTTGCCTTTCCGGCCGTCTTCATCGTGCTGGTGATGGGCTTCTGGAAGGGACGGGAGAACGGCGCCGTGCTTGGCGCGAGCGCAACGGCCGCGGTGGTCGTGCATCAGCTTCTGCCTGGCGTCTGGTACATCGCAGCCGGGGCCGCCGCCGGAGTCGTTGCGACCCTGCTGACGGGCTGGCGCCGCGAGGCCTGCGCATGA
- the rplI gene encoding 50S ribosomal protein L9: MEVILLERIAKLGQMGETVKVRDGFARNYLLPLGKALRANAANKARFESERSTLEARNLERKSEAQKIAEKLDGKSLVIVRSAGETGQLYGSVAARDIVDMLAAEGFNINRNQVALNQPIKAIGVHKVTLHLHAEVDVVIEVNVARSAEEAERQAKGESLTSADAIYGVDEDALKPEDFFNPEVEFETEEE, encoded by the coding sequence ATGGAAGTCATTCTCCTCGAACGCATCGCCAAGCTCGGCCAGATGGGCGAAACCGTAAAGGTTCGCGACGGCTTTGCACGCAACTACCTGCTGCCGCTCGGCAAGGCTCTGCGCGCCAACGCCGCCAACAAGGCCCGTTTTGAATCCGAACGCTCAACGCTCGAAGCCCGCAATCTCGAGCGCAAGTCGGAAGCCCAGAAGATCGCGGAAAAGCTCGACGGCAAGTCCCTCGTCATCGTCCGCTCCGCGGGCGAAACGGGCCAGCTCTACGGCTCGGTTGCGGCTCGCGACATCGTCGACATGTTGGCTGCGGAAGGTTTCAACATCAACCGCAACCAGGTCGCCCTTAACCAGCCGATCAAGGCAATCGGCGTCCACAAGGTCACGCTGCACCTGCATGCGGAAGTCGATGTCGTCATCGAAGTCAACGTCGCCCGTTCGGCTGAGGAAGCCGAGCGCCAGGCCAAGGGCGAAAGCCTGACCTCGGCCGACGCGATCTACGGCGTCGACGAAGACGCCCTGAAGCCGGAAGACTTCTTCAATCCGGAAGTCGAATTCGAAACTGAAGAAGAATAA
- a CDS encoding aldo/keto reductase — protein MRYSMLGHTGIKVSQICLGTMTWGSQNTLTEAHGQLDYAFEHGVNFIDTAELYPTTPLSAETYGNTERVIGDWLAARGRRDDVVLATKVAGSGRPYIRNGGPITPESVAEALDASLKRLKTDYVDLYQIHWPNRGHYHFRNAWSYDPSKQDKEQVTADLKAILGKLDDLVKAGKIRAIGLSNDTAWGTMKMLNLSARYGLPRVATIQNEYNLLYRTYDLDLAELSHHEDVGLLAYSPLAAGLLSGKYLGGAKPAGSRLSINGDLGGRFTPHQEPAVAAYVALAREHGLDPAQMALAFCLTRPFMASVIIGATSMEQLKTDVGAAEVTLSQDVMNGIRRLHRLYPAPI, from the coding sequence ATGCGCTATAGCATGCTCGGCCACACCGGCATAAAAGTCTCGCAAATCTGCCTCGGCACGATGACCTGGGGTTCGCAGAATACGTTGACTGAGGCCCACGGGCAGCTCGACTACGCGTTCGAACACGGCGTCAATTTCATCGATACGGCCGAACTCTATCCGACTACACCGCTTTCGGCGGAAACCTACGGCAATACGGAACGCGTCATCGGCGACTGGTTGGCGGCGCGCGGCCGGCGCGATGATGTGGTGCTCGCAACCAAAGTCGCCGGCTCTGGCCGTCCTTACATCCGCAATGGCGGACCGATAACGCCGGAGAGCGTCGCCGAAGCCCTCGATGCCAGCCTCAAGCGGTTAAAGACCGATTACGTCGACCTCTATCAGATTCATTGGCCGAACCGCGGCCACTATCATTTCCGCAATGCATGGTCCTACGACCCGTCCAAACAGGACAAGGAGCAAGTCACCGCGGATCTGAAAGCGATTCTCGGCAAACTCGACGATCTCGTAAAGGCTGGCAAGATCCGCGCGATCGGGCTTTCGAACGATACCGCCTGGGGCACGATGAAGATGCTCAACCTTTCGGCGAGATACGGACTGCCGCGCGTCGCGACGATCCAGAACGAATACAACCTGCTTTATCGGACCTACGATCTCGATCTGGCGGAACTGTCCCATCACGAAGACGTGGGCCTACTCGCCTACTCGCCGCTCGCGGCCGGCCTTCTGAGCGGGAAGTATCTCGGCGGAGCGAAGCCTGCAGGTTCGCGTCTTTCGATCAACGGCGATCTCGGCGGCCGCTTCACGCCGCACCAGGAACCGGCTGTCGCCGCCTATGTCGCGCTGGCGCGGGAGCACGGCCTCGACCCGGCGCAAATGGCGCTTGCCTTCTGCCTGACCCGTCCTTTCATGGCCTCGGTCATCATCGGCGCGACTTCGATGGAGCAATTGAAGACCGACGTCGGCGCCGCTGAGGTCACGCTTTCCCAAGACGTGATGAACGGCATCCGACGTTTGCATCGGCTGTATCCGGCGCCGATCTGA
- the radA gene encoding DNA repair protein RadA, which translates to MAKARTQFICQNCGTVHSRWAGKCEGCGEWNTIIEDDPTAGIGGGPSRAPKKGRPVALTTLSGDIEDAPRIETGISELDRVTGGGFVRGSALLVGGDPGIGKSTVLMQAAAALSRRKHRVIYVSGEEAVAQVRLRAQRLGAADSDVLLAAETNVEDILATLSEGKRPDLVIIDSIQTLWSDIVDSAPGTVTQVRTGVQAMIRFAKQTGTAVVLVGHVTKEGQIAGPRVVEHMVDAVLYFEGDRGHHYRILRTVKNRFGPTDEIGVFEMSDQGLREVANPSELFLGERNEKSPGAAVFAGMEGTRPVLVEVQALVAPTSLGTPRRAVVGWDSARLSMILAVLEAHCGVRLGQHDVYLNVAGGYRISEPAADLAVASALVSSLAGLALPADCVYFGEVSLSGAVRPVAHTAQRLKEAEKLGFSQAVLPSASTELPKNGNGRWSEMESLPDLVARIAGSRRALQRAEDED; encoded by the coding sequence ATGGCGAAAGCCCGCACCCAATTCATCTGCCAGAATTGCGGCACCGTCCACTCCCGCTGGGCGGGCAAGTGCGAAGGCTGCGGCGAGTGGAATACGATCATTGAAGATGATCCGACGGCCGGCATCGGCGGCGGCCCGTCGCGCGCGCCTAAGAAGGGGCGGCCGGTGGCGCTCACCACCCTCTCCGGCGACATCGAGGATGCACCGCGTATCGAGACGGGCATATCCGAGCTCGACCGCGTGACCGGCGGCGGTTTCGTGCGCGGCTCGGCGCTGCTTGTCGGCGGCGATCCCGGCATCGGCAAATCGACCGTGCTGATGCAGGCGGCGGCAGCACTTTCCCGCCGCAAGCATCGCGTGATCTACGTGTCGGGCGAAGAGGCCGTCGCTCAGGTGCGATTGCGCGCCCAGCGGCTCGGTGCCGCCGACAGCGACGTGCTTCTTGCCGCGGAAACGAATGTCGAGGACATCCTGGCGACGCTTTCCGAAGGCAAGCGACCGGACCTTGTCATCATCGATTCGATCCAGACGCTCTGGAGCGATATCGTCGATTCCGCACCCGGGACAGTGACGCAGGTCCGCACCGGGGTGCAGGCGATGATCCGCTTCGCCAAGCAGACGGGCACGGCGGTCGTTCTTGTCGGCCACGTCACCAAGGAAGGCCAGATCGCCGGCCCCCGCGTCGTCGAGCACATGGTCGATGCCGTGCTCTACTTCGAGGGAGACCGCGGCCATCACTACCGCATCCTGAGAACGGTGAAGAACCGATTCGGACCGACCGACGAGATCGGCGTGTTCGAGATGTCGGACCAAGGCTTGCGCGAGGTTGCCAATCCGTCGGAACTGTTTCTCGGAGAGCGCAACGAAAAATCGCCAGGCGCGGCCGTCTTTGCCGGAATGGAAGGCACACGGCCGGTGCTGGTCGAGGTGCAGGCGCTCGTCGCGCCGACGTCGCTCGGCACACCGCGCCGTGCCGTCGTCGGCTGGGATTCGGCGCGGCTCTCGATGATCCTCGCCGTACTTGAAGCTCATTGCGGCGTTCGTCTCGGCCAGCACGACGTCTATCTCAATGTCGCCGGAGGGTACCGCATTTCCGAACCGGCGGCTGATCTGGCAGTCGCTTCCGCACTGGTTTCGTCGCTCGCCGGGCTTGCCCTTCCGGCCGATTGCGTCTATTTCGGCGAAGTCAGCTTGTCGGGCGCCGTCCGGCCGGTTGCGCATACCGCTCAACGTCTCAAGGAAGCCGAGAAGCTCGGTTTCTCCCAGGCCGTATTGCCGTCTGCATCGACCGAGCTGCCGAAGAACGGCAACGGCCGGTGGAGCGAGATGGAGAGCCTGCCCGATCTGGTGGCGCGCATTGCGGGATCGCGGCGCGCACTGCAGCGGGCGGAGGACGAGGACTGA
- a CDS encoding AraC family transcriptional regulator: MHTISQEQAIEAMPLKGTEQTRFWRDARFKGMECLSATFITHEFAPHAHDTFSIGAIEAGSQISTIKGERSQTGPGDLYLINPDEIHDGHPGLDGYRYRMIYPSVELLVEVLEDVTGRPFRGTPCFSRLLLRDPELAAAFHRAHRALDAKAGALEADEGMFSFLARMFQRHGSAIILPVETREPSAVHRARDYLVANYASDIGLDELAKVAGLSRAHLIRAFRKEFHITPHAFLTDKRVREAKTLLRQGWSAVDVAYHCGFADQAHFSRHFKARTGVSPGAFRAG; the protein is encoded by the coding sequence ATGCACACGATCTCTCAGGAACAGGCTATCGAGGCCATGCCGCTTAAGGGGACCGAGCAGACCCGCTTCTGGCGGGACGCTCGGTTCAAGGGCATGGAGTGCCTGAGTGCAACCTTCATCACCCACGAGTTTGCGCCACACGCACATGACACGTTCAGTATCGGCGCCATCGAGGCGGGCTCGCAGATCAGCACCATCAAGGGCGAGCGCTCACAGACAGGGCCGGGGGATCTCTATCTCATCAACCCGGACGAGATTCACGATGGCCATCCGGGCCTCGACGGCTATCGCTACCGGATGATCTATCCATCCGTCGAGCTGCTGGTGGAGGTGCTCGAGGACGTGACCGGCCGTCCTTTCCGCGGGACGCCCTGTTTCTCGCGGCTTCTGCTGAGGGATCCGGAGCTTGCCGCCGCGTTTCACCGTGCGCACCGGGCGCTCGATGCAAAGGCCGGCGCGCTGGAGGCCGATGAAGGGATGTTCAGCTTCCTGGCACGGATGTTCCAGCGGCACGGCAGCGCCATCATCCTTCCCGTGGAGACGCGGGAGCCCTCCGCCGTTCATCGCGCCCGGGACTATCTCGTCGCCAACTACGCAAGCGACATCGGTCTCGACGAGCTCGCGAAAGTGGCTGGCCTCAGCCGTGCGCATCTGATCCGCGCTTTCCGGAAGGAATTCCATATCACGCCGCATGCCTTCCTCACGGACAAGCGCGTGCGTGAGGCAAAGACGCTGCTTCGTCAAGGCTGGTCCGCGGTCGACGTAGCCTATCATTGCGGCTTCGCGGATCAGGCTCACTTCAGCCGTCACTTCAAGGCGAGAACCGGCGTCAGTCCGGGCGCCTTCCGGGCAGGCTGA
- the rpsF gene encoding 30S ribosomal protein S6, translating to MALYEHVFLARQDITPQQVDGLVEQYKGVIEANGGKVGRVENWGLKSLTYRIKKNRKAHYVLMDIDAPAPAVHEVERQMRINEDILRYMTIAVEKHEEGPSAMMQKRDRDDRPRRDGDRPDRGGFGDRGPRPDRGDREDRPRRPREDRA from the coding sequence ATGGCTCTTTATGAACATGTATTCCTGGCGCGGCAGGACATCACGCCGCAGCAGGTCGATGGCCTCGTCGAGCAGTACAAGGGCGTCATCGAAGCGAACGGCGGTAAGGTCGGTCGGGTCGAAAACTGGGGCCTGAAGTCCCTCACCTACCGCATCAAGAAGAACCGCAAGGCTCACTACGTTCTCATGGATATCGATGCTCCGGCACCGGCGGTCCACGAAGTCGAGCGCCAGATGCGCATCAACGAAGACATCCTCCGCTACATGACGATCGCCGTCGAGAAGCACGAGGAAGGCCCGTCTGCGATGATGCAGAAGCGTGATCGCGACGATCGCCCGCGCCGCGACGGCGACCGTCCGGACCGTGGTGGTTTCGGCGATCGTGGTCCGCGTCCGGACCGTGGCGACCGCGAAGACCGTCCGCGCCGCCCGCGCGAAGACCGCGCGTAA
- a CDS encoding DUF2232 domain-containing protein: MQNWTRTSLLTGALAGITAALLSMGANMQSSLAIVLYAASALPILIAGLGWGNAAAITAIVAAGAAAAALSSAYFALLILVVTLVPAGWLSHLANLARPASELGGPEGALAWYPLSDILSHLSGLVTVGMIIVGYIVGYDSSVSDLMIDTVIDAVKAQEPLYNPDAAAVTQIKSMFMLALPLVQGAIWVLMLFSAYYLATRIVQMSGKSLRPREDIPSALRMHRNAIFVFLAGLILTFVGGAPAVIGALICGTFGAGFLLSGFASFHFRTRGKSWRLPVLWIAYLSVFVFTIPAVFFLLSGLIDTRRTIAVTPTGKN; this comes from the coding sequence GTGCAGAACTGGACCAGGACATCGCTGCTTACCGGCGCGCTCGCCGGCATTACCGCCGCCCTCTTGTCGATGGGCGCGAACATGCAGTCGTCCCTGGCAATCGTCCTTTATGCCGCTTCCGCGCTGCCGATCCTGATTGCCGGGCTCGGCTGGGGCAACGCGGCCGCGATCACAGCGATTGTTGCTGCGGGAGCCGCGGCCGCCGCGCTGTCGTCCGCCTATTTCGCGCTGCTGATCCTGGTCGTGACCCTCGTTCCGGCCGGCTGGCTCAGCCATCTCGCCAATCTCGCACGCCCGGCCTCTGAGCTCGGCGGTCCGGAGGGCGCGCTCGCATGGTATCCGCTCTCCGACATCCTCAGCCATCTATCCGGGCTCGTTACGGTTGGAATGATCATCGTCGGCTACATCGTCGGATATGATTCCAGCGTTTCCGACCTGATGATCGACACGGTGATCGATGCGGTGAAGGCGCAGGAGCCGCTCTACAATCCGGATGCTGCCGCAGTCACCCAGATCAAATCGATGTTCATGCTTGCCTTGCCGCTCGTGCAGGGTGCGATCTGGGTGCTGATGCTGTTTTCAGCATATTATCTCGCGACCCGCATCGTGCAGATGTCCGGGAAATCGCTGCGCCCGCGCGAGGATATCCCCTCCGCGCTCAGGATGCACCGCAACGCCATCTTCGTCTTTCTTGCCGGCCTCATTCTCACCTTTGTCGGCGGAGCTCCGGCGGTAATCGGCGCTCTCATCTGCGGCACGTTCGGAGCGGGCTTCCTGCTCTCGGGCTTTGCCTCCTTCCATTTCCGCACGCGCGGCAAGTCGTGGCGGCTTCCCGTGCTGTGGATCGCATATCTGTCGGTGTTCGTCTTCACGATCCCGGCCGTCTTCTTCCTCCTGTCCGGATTAATCGACACGCGACGCACCATCGCGGTCACGCCGACAGGAAAAAACTGA